Proteins encoded within one genomic window of Solibaculum mannosilyticum:
- a CDS encoding Gx transporter family protein: MLSALAMVLSALEGLIPPIPGMPPGSKLGLSNLATMYAAFSLGPVPALAVAVAKGLFAGIIRGVVAMGMSLCGGLLSAAVMSLLLKAGKPFGWVGIGIAGALCHNGGQLMLAYLITGPAVVGYAPFLVLFALPTGALTGLTLGIITPRLAKLEDRFFL, from the coding sequence ATGCTGTCGGCTTTGGCCATGGTACTTTCCGCTCTGGAGGGACTCATTCCTCCTATTCCGGGGATGCCTCCGGGAAGCAAACTGGGCCTCTCCAATCTGGCCACCATGTACGCCGCCTTTTCTCTAGGCCCTGTTCCCGCCTTGGCGGTAGCTGTCGCAAAAGGCTTATTCGCCGGGATTATCCGGGGTGTGGTCGCCATGGGTATGAGCCTTTGCGGGGGACTTTTGAGCGCCGCCGTTATGTCGCTTCTTCTGAAAGCGGGGAAACCGTTCGGATGGGTGGGCATCGGCATCGCCGGCGCCCTGTGTCACAACGGCGGCCAGCTGATGCTCGCCTATTTGATCACCGGTCCGGCTGTGGTGGGATACGCCCCTTTTCTCGTCTTATTCGCCCTGCCCACCGGGGCGCTCACCGGCCTCACCTTGGGGATCATTACCCCGAGACTCGCAAAATTAGAGGACCGGTTCTTTTTGTAG
- the rsxC gene encoding electron transport complex subunit RsxC, translating to MGTANMFARLKAAPRGGAAVPHRKNTAEMETVSMPPPEKVVIPMQQHIGAPCVPTVKIGDLVKVGQVIGDTSQFVSAPIHASVSGKVTAITDILLPSGQRTKAVAIQSDGQQETDDSVKPPIIHSKQDFIKAVRESGLVGLGGAGFPAHVKLSPPGNVTIDTLVINGAECEPYITADYREAMENSWDVMSGIYAVKDLLGVNQVIIAIENNKPDAIKVLSDIAYNENDPKNQVNVMPLPSRYPQGAEKVLVHQTTGRVIPKGKLPSDVGVVVMNITSIAFLARYMKTGMPLIQKRLTVDGSAVLYPKNILVPIGTSIHDVMEFAGGYKETPRKLLMGGPMMGLALSDDSLPVLKQNNAILAFAEKDAHLMDESPCIRCGRCVKACPMHLVPPQVARCYKLKDVEGLQKANVMTCMECGCCSYVCPAGRYIVQNMRLAKSMVKNATKPKKKEEKA from the coding sequence ATGGGTACTGCAAACATGTTTGCACGGCTGAAAGCCGCTCCACGAGGGGGGGCAGCCGTCCCGCATCGCAAAAATACCGCTGAGATGGAAACCGTCTCTATGCCGCCTCCTGAGAAGGTGGTCATCCCCATGCAGCAGCACATCGGCGCCCCTTGCGTCCCAACCGTCAAGATCGGGGATCTGGTCAAGGTGGGCCAGGTGATTGGGGACACATCCCAATTTGTGTCGGCCCCTATTCATGCAAGCGTCTCCGGCAAGGTGACGGCCATCACCGACATCCTGCTCCCCTCCGGCCAACGCACCAAAGCAGTGGCCATCCAGTCGGATGGCCAGCAAGAGACCGATGATTCGGTCAAACCGCCGATCATCCATTCCAAACAGGACTTTATCAAGGCTGTCCGTGAATCCGGCCTGGTGGGCCTGGGCGGCGCAGGGTTTCCCGCCCACGTCAAATTGAGCCCTCCCGGCAACGTCACAATCGACACCCTGGTCATCAACGGCGCCGAGTGCGAACCCTACATCACCGCCGACTACCGGGAAGCCATGGAAAATAGTTGGGACGTGATGTCAGGCATATATGCCGTCAAGGATCTCCTGGGCGTGAACCAGGTCATCATCGCCATCGAAAACAACAAGCCCGACGCCATCAAGGTGCTGTCGGACATCGCATACAATGAAAACGATCCCAAAAATCAGGTCAACGTCATGCCGCTGCCCTCCCGGTACCCACAGGGCGCTGAAAAGGTGCTGGTGCATCAGACCACCGGCCGTGTCATCCCCAAGGGCAAGCTCCCTTCGGACGTGGGTGTGGTGGTGATGAACATCACCTCCATCGCCTTTTTGGCCCGGTACATGAAAACCGGTATGCCGCTGATCCAAAAACGCCTGACTGTGGATGGTTCGGCCGTCCTCTATCCCAAGAATATCTTAGTGCCCATCGGCACCTCCATCCACGACGTTATGGAATTTGCCGGCGGGTACAAAGAGACGCCCCGCAAGCTCCTCATGGGCGGCCCCATGATGGGCCTCGCCCTCAGCGACGACTCTTTGCCGGTTCTCAAGCAGAACAACGCCATTCTGGCCTTTGCCGAAAAGGACGCCCATCTGATGGACGAATCCCCCTGCATCCGTTGCGGACGTTGCGTCAAGGCCTGTCCTATGCACCTGGTTCCCCCTCAGGTGGCCAGATGTTATAAGCTAAAAGATGTGGAGGGGCTCCAGAAGGCCAACGTCATGACCTGTATGGAATGCGGATGCTGTTCCTACGTCTGCCCGGCCGGACGGTACATCGTTCAAAACATGCGCCTTGCCAAGAGCATGGTGAAAAATGCAACGAAACCCAAAAAGAAGGAGGAGAAAGCGTAA
- a CDS encoding RnfABCDGE type electron transport complex subunit D, with translation MERLIVSSSPHLRSGDTTQKLMLDVIIALCPALIASVILFGWRALLLEAVTVASCVVSEYLCRKIMKRNSSIEDLSAVVTGLLLAFNLPVTLPLWMAALGGAIAIVVVKQLFGGIGHNFVNPALTARIVLMVSFPSPMTNWVQPLSADAVTTATPLGIMAEGTGQALPSLTDMFFGLRAGCLGETCAVALLLGGLYLVIRRVISPVIPLCFMGMVAAMSLLMGLDPLTQLLSGGVMLGAIFMATDYVTSPINFWGRVVFGLGCGFLTMVIRQFGSLPEGVSFSIVLMNILTPHIERLTYPKSFGEAGAKA, from the coding sequence ATGGAAAGGTTGATTGTCTCCTCGTCGCCCCATCTGCGAAGCGGCGACACCACTCAAAAACTCATGCTGGACGTCATTATCGCTCTATGCCCGGCCCTCATTGCATCGGTCATCCTGTTCGGATGGCGTGCCCTCCTCCTGGAGGCGGTGACGGTGGCATCTTGCGTAGTGTCGGAGTACCTTTGTCGCAAAATTATGAAACGCAATTCCTCCATCGAGGATCTGAGCGCCGTGGTCACCGGGCTGCTCCTGGCCTTTAATCTCCCGGTCACCCTCCCCCTCTGGATGGCCGCTTTGGGCGGCGCCATCGCCATTGTGGTGGTTAAACAGCTGTTTGGCGGTATCGGGCACAACTTCGTAAACCCCGCATTGACGGCCCGTATTGTTCTGATGGTCTCCTTCCCCTCCCCTATGACCAATTGGGTACAGCCTCTGTCAGCCGACGCCGTCACCACCGCCACCCCCTTGGGTATCATGGCCGAAGGAACCGGCCAGGCCCTCCCTTCGCTGACCGACATGTTTTTCGGGCTGCGCGCCGGATGCTTGGGTGAAACCTGTGCCGTGGCCCTGCTTCTGGGTGGACTCTACCTGGTGATCCGCCGGGTCATCAGTCCGGTCATCCCTCTGTGCTTTATGGGCATGGTTGCCGCTATGTCCCTGCTGATGGGGCTGGATCCCCTGACCCAACTTCTCTCGGGCGGCGTCATGCTGGGCGCCATCTTTATGGCCACAGACTATGTCACAAGCCCCATCAACTTCTGGGGCCGGGTGGTCTTCGGCCTGGGATGCGGATTCCTCACCATGGTCATCCGCCAGTTTGGCAGCCTGCCGGAAGGCGTTTCCTTCTCCATTGTGCTGATGAACATCCTCACCCCTCACATCGAACGGCTGACCTATCCCAAATCCTTTGGAGAGGCGGGTGCTAAGGCATGA
- a CDS encoding RnfABCDGE type electron transport complex subunit G has protein sequence MSPKVKQIFIPTVTLTLICLIITGLLAVTNDITADKIAQQNAEAAAASRLEVLPGAVDFEEKQEGDVTYYIGKDQSGQDVGYVFTTAAAGYGGDVEVMTGIGTDGVVTGVTILSHNETPGLGAKADDPSFTDRYKKAVPDGGFVVKKGSASADNEVAAITGATITSTAVTNAVNEAVELYSQVKGGQ, from the coding sequence ATGAGTCCTAAGGTAAAACAGATTTTTATCCCCACCGTTACCCTCACCTTGATTTGTCTCATCATCACCGGTCTATTGGCCGTCACCAACGACATCACCGCCGACAAAATCGCCCAGCAGAATGCTGAAGCTGCCGCAGCTTCCCGTTTGGAAGTGCTGCCGGGCGCCGTCGACTTTGAGGAAAAACAAGAGGGCGACGTCACCTATTATATAGGTAAGGATCAAAGCGGCCAGGATGTGGGATACGTCTTTACCACGGCCGCGGCGGGATATGGCGGCGATGTAGAGGTCATGACCGGCATCGGTACCGATGGTGTGGTGACCGGTGTGACCATTCTAAGCCACAACGAGACCCCTGGTCTGGGCGCCAAGGCCGATGATCCCTCTTTTACGGATCGATATAAAAAGGCTGTTCCAGACGGTGGATTTGTCGTCAAAAAGGGATCGGCTTCGGCCGATAACGAAGTAGCCGCCATCACCGGCGCCACCATTACTTCCACCGCTGTGACCAATGCTGTCAACGAGGCTGTGGAGCTTTACAGTCAAGTGAAAGGAGGACAATAA
- the rsxE gene encoding electron transport complex subunit RsxE codes for MAKQQKSLMSVFTNGIVKENPVLRLTLGTCPTLAVTTMAFNGIGMGVAATIVLVCSNLVISLTRKIIPDKVRIPAFITIIAGFVTLVQMLVKAFAPAIDEQLGIYLPLIVVNCIILARAEMFASKNKVLPSVLDGLGMGVGFTAALLLMGSIRELLGNGTIFGLSVTAGAIDPMIVMILPPGGFFVFAMLIVLANKLSGDGKKASLGCRGCPSASRCPGADACDNPDSAKEGDEQ; via the coding sequence ATGGCCAAACAACAAAAATCCCTGATGAGCGTCTTTACCAACGGCATCGTCAAAGAAAACCCTGTCCTCCGCCTCACCCTGGGCACCTGTCCCACCCTGGCCGTCACCACCATGGCCTTTAACGGCATCGGCATGGGTGTGGCCGCCACCATTGTTCTGGTGTGCTCCAATCTGGTCATCTCCCTGACCCGTAAAATCATCCCTGACAAGGTCCGCATCCCCGCTTTTATCACCATCATCGCCGGGTTTGTCACCCTGGTACAGATGCTGGTCAAGGCCTTTGCCCCGGCCATCGACGAACAACTGGGCATTTATCTCCCCCTCATCGTAGTCAACTGCATCATCCTGGCCCGTGCTGAGATGTTCGCCAGCAAAAATAAGGTGCTCCCCTCCGTCCTGGACGGCCTGGGGATGGGCGTCGGCTTCACCGCCGCTCTGCTGCTCATGGGTTCCATCCGCGAACTGTTGGGCAACGGCACCATCTTTGGCCTGTCGGTGACGGCCGGCGCTATCGATCCCATGATCGTCATGATCCTGCCTCCCGGCGGATTCTTTGTATTTGCCATGCTGATCGTGCTGGCCAACAAATTGTCGGGCGACGGTAAAAAAGCCTCCTTGGGCTGCCGCGGATGTCCGTCGGCCAGCCGGTGTCCCGGCGCAGACGCCTGCGACAATCCCGATTCGGCAAAGGAGGGCGATGAGCAATGA
- a CDS encoding electron transport complex protein RnfA has protein sequence MSMFLSILIAGILTDNFVLSKFLGICPFLGVSKKLNTAVGMSAAVIFVMVLATVVTWPLYALVLVPNDLAYLQTIVFILVIAALVQLVEITLKRFIPPLYQSLGIYLPLITTNCAVLGVTILNFDKGYDFAQSVVNALGAGLGFLLAMVIFAGVRQRIEASDIPESLKGLPITLISASIVSLSFFGFQGLAQGLFG, from the coding sequence ATGAGTATGTTTTTGAGCATCCTGATCGCCGGCATTTTAACCGACAACTTTGTCCTCTCGAAATTCCTAGGGATATGCCCCTTCTTAGGCGTCTCCAAGAAGCTCAATACAGCTGTGGGCATGAGCGCCGCCGTCATCTTCGTCATGGTGCTGGCTACAGTGGTAACCTGGCCGTTGTACGCATTGGTCCTGGTCCCCAACGATCTGGCCTATTTGCAGACCATTGTGTTTATCCTGGTCATCGCGGCCCTGGTCCAGCTGGTGGAGATCACCCTCAAACGTTTCATTCCCCCGCTTTACCAGTCCCTGGGCATCTATTTGCCTCTCATCACCACCAACTGCGCCGTGCTGGGCGTCACCATCTTGAACTTTGACAAGGGTTATGATTTCGCCCAGTCGGTAGTCAACGCCCTGGGTGCAGGCTTGGGATTTTTGCTGGCTATGGTCATCTTCGCCGGCGTACGCCAGCGCATTGAGGCAAGCGACATCCCGGAATCCCTCAAAGGTTTGCCCATCACCCTGATTTCCGCATCCATTGTCTCTTTGTCTTTCTTCGGCTTCCAGGGCCTGGCGCAAGGCCTGTTCGGTTGA
- a CDS encoding RnfABCDGE type electron transport complex subunit B, which translates to MSILFPILLVAGLGLIAGVGLAVASVVMAVPVDEKAQAVKEVLPGANCGACGFSGCEGYANALSAGEAKNGLCAPGGSEVANAIAGILGLEAAGEQYKTAFVHCLGTCQKTSKKMDYAGIQTCAAASMQFGGDGACSYGCLGFGDCMKSCPYGAISLCNGIAVVNPAACKACTQCVSACPKHLITIVSAPAAAQVACSNHDKGGETRKQCTAGCIGCMRCVKSCEFGAVTVKEFLASVDPEKCTACGKCAEVCPSGCIELLNIKQLQHA; encoded by the coding sequence ATGAGCATCCTATTTCCTATTTTACTGGTGGCTGGGCTGGGATTGATCGCCGGCGTGGGGTTGGCCGTGGCCTCGGTGGTCATGGCTGTGCCGGTGGATGAAAAGGCTCAGGCCGTCAAAGAGGTTTTACCCGGCGCCAACTGCGGCGCCTGCGGGTTCTCCGGCTGCGAGGGATATGCAAACGCCCTATCGGCCGGCGAAGCAAAAAACGGATTGTGTGCCCCGGGCGGTTCAGAGGTGGCGAACGCCATCGCCGGTATCCTAGGGCTGGAGGCGGCGGGCGAACAGTACAAAACTGCCTTTGTCCACTGCCTGGGTACTTGCCAGAAAACCAGCAAAAAAATGGATTATGCCGGCATCCAAACCTGTGCCGCCGCCAGCATGCAGTTCGGCGGGGACGGCGCCTGTTCCTACGGATGCCTTGGGTTCGGCGACTGCATGAAGTCCTGTCCCTACGGCGCCATCTCTCTCTGCAACGGTATCGCCGTGGTCAATCCCGCCGCTTGCAAGGCATGTACCCAGTGCGTCTCGGCCTGCCCCAAACATCTCATCACCATTGTGTCGGCTCCTGCTGCTGCACAGGTGGCTTGCAGCAATCACGACAAAGGCGGCGAGACACGCAAACAGTGCACTGCCGGATGTATCGGCTGCATGCGCTGTGTCAAATCCTGTGAATTCGGCGCGGTGACGGTGAAGGAATTCCTGGCCAGCGTCGATCCAGAAAAATGTACCGCCTGCGGGAAATGTGCAGAGGTTTGCCCTTCGGGGTGCATTGAGCTTCTGAACATCAAACAACTGCAACACGCATAA
- a CDS encoding discoidin domain-containing protein has protein sequence MKKFISLCLCLLMVLSILPASTFSIALAEDTSVNLALGKSVTASQQYGVDGPEKAVDGVVSKDSKWSSNYFDLNKGAWMTVDLGEPCVIDRWVVYHAESGGEVNTMNTADFKLQVSSDGKNFTDVDSVTGNTDAVTDRTITPVVAQYVRLFVSKGGRHQDNVARINELEVYGSSLWTNVALGKTTKASQQYGVDGPEKAVDGVVSKDSKWSSNYFTHDGEWMMVDLGKEYTIARWVVYHAEAGGEAAWLNTRDFKLQKSQNGTDWSDVDVVTGNTDAVTDRIVDPFSARYVRLYVTHGGEANVARINEFELYATDYSENAALHKTATANMHYGADTPDKAVDGSTAKDDKWSSGFFDLSQGAWLKVDLGSTYVLDRWVVRHAQTGGEDKSMNTRDFKLQKSQNGIDWVDVDAVTGNTDAVTDRDVAPFLARYVRLFVTNGGSQPNVARINEFEVYGAPLDGQIEEDSRIRVMPLGDSITEGVPIPGGYRSVLKEYLSRDGIEIDFVGSHTVNSEGMDDIEHCGYGGWRIKSDDTSVSLYHHVEEWMNLYRPDVITLMAGTNDIWWEDHVNTEGLSAMIDKIFSVDPDVKLFVGSIAPIDESKQTNLPENAAQKAEQYNAAIPGIVAEKSAQGMDVTFVDINSVLTLDDLGDGVHPNQAGYHKVGAQWYSAISGTLKCMEGQWTNLSLNQSAASAAGDASLAIDGKDSTQWSAPLENGSADVTVDLGTPSFVGRYTVKHGGNNSSFILQASDDGIEWTDVDTVTGNTADVTSRVVDTFTARYVRLHITEAAGDTANVAELELYGPATVQDTFQKRVYSDVQYEHDMPYRLYVPQNYDPTKSYPVVLFLHGAGERGTDNESILKANEGATVWAEPENQQRNECFVIAPQCPVNEQWVDTDWGKGSYDMDNVPISDEMEMVLDIVAQVKSQYNIDSTRMYSTGISMGGYGTWYLNTMFPDMFAAMVPICGAGDPSKAGDLGDKPIWVFHGDSDPTVPVSGSRDMVNALKALNANVTYTEYPGVGHDSWVQAYRTQEMIDWMFDQQAEPMVNVALGADATASANFTNEEPDKAVDGTVLDNSKWCGNSQANPDWIQLDLGETHTISRWVVRHAGAGGETSLLNSRDFTLQKSDNGIDWVDVDIVTDNVADVTDRYVPAFDARYIRLYITTKGSKSGDTAARVFELELYEKAPSEPSPVTVQSVEDFEGISVPFGTQFADLKDLPQSAKVTLSDGSTMDLDVTWSEMGYHPNEAGNYTLSGTLSLPDGVENPLGLKASFPVTVEEQIIPSEGYRLWADQESYEVDGDIILHATTPLSVRRIAIFNENNKGIGILSLSSTVGDGVKNWDIKIRLGTAGLNRTLTLGSYENNQLVLTDATVSFDVVNPPLDVEPAIFWADFDKTSANVNEEFTIIVCTSTSVGKLSMVNERGRSITTSVVGYEDKGDTRIWTLKASVGSAGFRIFSFRAADLYGQWISDTVEQSIRITA, from the coding sequence ATGAAAAAATTTATTTCCCTATGCTTATGCCTGCTGATGGTGCTGAGCATCCTGCCGGCTTCCACTTTTTCTATAGCCCTGGCGGAAGATACTTCGGTCAATCTCGCTCTGGGCAAATCGGTCACAGCCAGCCAGCAGTATGGCGTGGACGGCCCGGAAAAAGCAGTGGATGGAGTCGTCAGCAAAGACAGCAAATGGTCTTCCAACTACTTTGATCTGAATAAAGGCGCCTGGATGACGGTAGATCTGGGCGAACCCTGTGTCATCGACCGTTGGGTGGTCTATCATGCTGAATCAGGCGGCGAAGTCAATACCATGAATACCGCCGACTTTAAACTACAGGTGAGTAGCGACGGTAAAAACTTCACCGATGTGGACTCTGTGACCGGCAACACCGACGCCGTTACCGATCGGACAATTACGCCGGTTGTTGCCCAGTACGTCCGCTTGTTTGTGTCCAAAGGCGGCCGTCATCAGGATAACGTTGCACGCATCAATGAACTGGAAGTGTACGGTTCCTCCCTGTGGACCAATGTAGCCTTGGGTAAAACCACCAAGGCCAGCCAGCAGTACGGCGTAGACGGTCCGGAAAAAGCGGTGGACGGCGTCGTCAGCAAGGACAGCAAGTGGTCCTCCAATTACTTCACCCACGACGGCGAATGGATGATGGTGGATTTGGGCAAAGAGTATACCATCGCCCGCTGGGTGGTCTATCATGCAGAAGCCGGCGGTGAAGCCGCCTGGCTCAATACCCGGGACTTCAAGCTGCAAAAAAGTCAGAACGGCACCGACTGGTCTGACGTGGATGTGGTCACCGGCAATACCGATGCCGTCACCGACCGCATTGTAGATCCCTTCTCAGCCCGTTATGTACGCCTTTACGTCACCCACGGCGGCGAAGCCAATGTGGCCCGTATCAACGAATTCGAACTGTATGCCACCGACTATTCGGAAAATGCAGCCCTTCATAAGACCGCCACAGCCAACATGCACTATGGCGCAGATACGCCGGATAAAGCGGTGGACGGTTCCACTGCCAAGGACGACAAATGGTCTTCCGGTTTCTTTGATCTGTCTCAAGGCGCCTGGCTCAAGGTGGATCTGGGCAGCACCTATGTCCTGGATCGATGGGTGGTGCGCCATGCCCAGACCGGCGGTGAAGACAAGTCCATGAACACCAGGGACTTTAAGCTTCAGAAGAGCCAAAACGGCATCGACTGGGTGGACGTTGACGCTGTGACCGGTAACACTGACGCCGTCACCGACCGGGATGTGGCGCCTTTCCTGGCCCGGTATGTCCGGCTGTTTGTGACAAACGGAGGATCCCAGCCGAACGTCGCCCGCATCAATGAATTTGAAGTGTACGGCGCCCCGCTGGACGGACAGATAGAAGAAGATTCCCGTATCCGGGTCATGCCTTTGGGCGATTCCATTACCGAAGGCGTCCCGATCCCCGGCGGTTACCGTTCTGTGCTCAAGGAATACCTAAGCCGTGACGGCATCGAAATCGATTTCGTGGGCAGCCATACCGTCAATTCGGAGGGCATGGACGACATCGAGCACTGCGGTTACGGCGGATGGCGCATCAAAAGCGATGATACATCCGTGAGCCTCTACCATCATGTGGAGGAGTGGATGAATCTCTATCGGCCCGACGTCATCACTCTGATGGCCGGTACCAACGATATCTGGTGGGAGGACCACGTCAACACCGAAGGCCTCAGCGCCATGATCGACAAGATCTTCTCAGTGGATCCGGACGTCAAATTGTTTGTGGGTTCCATCGCCCCCATCGATGAATCCAAACAAACCAATCTCCCCGAAAACGCCGCCCAGAAGGCCGAACAATACAATGCCGCCATCCCGGGCATCGTAGCGGAGAAATCCGCCCAGGGTATGGACGTCACCTTTGTGGATATCAACAGCGTCCTTACGCTGGATGACCTGGGCGACGGCGTACATCCCAATCAGGCCGGATATCACAAGGTCGGCGCGCAGTGGTACAGCGCCATCTCAGGCACTCTCAAGTGTATGGAAGGCCAATGGACCAATTTGTCCCTGAATCAATCGGCTGCGTCCGCGGCGGGCGACGCTTCCCTGGCCATTGACGGCAAGGATTCCACTCAGTGGTCCGCCCCATTGGAAAATGGATCTGCCGATGTGACTGTGGATCTGGGAACGCCCTCTTTTGTGGGACGTTATACGGTAAAACACGGCGGCAATAACAGCTCCTTTATTCTCCAGGCCAGCGATGACGGCATCGAGTGGACCGATGTGGATACCGTCACCGGCAATACAGCCGACGTCACCAGCCGTGTGGTGGATACCTTTACCGCCCGGTATGTCCGCCTGCACATCACAGAGGCGGCCGGCGATACCGCCAATGTGGCTGAACTGGAACTTTACGGCCCGGCCACAGTCCAGGATACTTTCCAGAAACGCGTCTATTCTGACGTCCAATACGAGCACGATATGCCTTACCGTCTGTACGTCCCTCAAAATTACGATCCTACCAAATCCTATCCAGTCGTGCTTTTCCTCCACGGGGCAGGGGAACGCGGTACCGACAATGAATCCATCCTCAAGGCAAACGAGGGCGCTACCGTCTGGGCTGAACCGGAAAATCAGCAGAGGAACGAATGCTTTGTCATCGCCCCCCAGTGCCCTGTAAACGAACAGTGGGTGGATACCGACTGGGGTAAGGGGTCTTACGATATGGACAATGTCCCCATCAGCGATGAAATGGAAATGGTCCTGGACATCGTCGCCCAAGTCAAGAGCCAATACAATATTGATTCCACCCGTATGTATTCCACCGGTATCTCTATGGGCGGTTATGGAACTTGGTACTTAAACACCATGTTCCCGGATATGTTTGCCGCTATGGTCCCCATCTGCGGTGCAGGCGATCCCTCCAAGGCCGGGGATTTGGGCGATAAACCCATCTGGGTCTTCCACGGGGACAGCGATCCCACCGTACCGGTTTCCGGTTCCCGGGATATGGTCAACGCCCTAAAAGCTCTCAACGCCAACGTCACCTATACCGAGTATCCCGGCGTGGGACATGACTCTTGGGTACAGGCCTACCGGACCCAGGAAATGATCGACTGGATGTTTGACCAACAAGCAGAACCCATGGTCAACGTAGCCCTGGGCGCCGATGCCACGGCCAGCGCCAATTTTACAAACGAGGAACCCGACAAAGCTGTGGACGGTACCGTGCTGGACAACAGTAAATGGTGCGGCAATTCCCAGGCAAATCCCGACTGGATCCAGCTCGATTTGGGCGAGACCCATACCATCAGTCGTTGGGTTGTGCGTCATGCAGGAGCCGGCGGCGAGACCTCCCTGCTCAACAGCCGCGACTTTACACTGCAAAAGAGCGACAACGGCATCGACTGGGTGGATGTGGACATAGTCACCGATAACGTGGCCGACGTCACCGACCGCTACGTCCCGGCCTTTGACGCCCGGTATATCCGCTTGTACATCACTACCAAAGGCAGCAAGTCCGGTGATACTGCCGCACGCGTCTTTGAACTGGAGCTCTACGAAAAGGCACCGTCTGAACCCTCTCCTGTGACCGTTCAATCCGTTGAAGATTTTGAAGGCATCTCGGTCCCCTTCGGCACTCAGTTTGCCGATCTTAAGGATCTGCCTCAGTCGGCCAAGGTAACATTGTCCGACGGCAGTACCATGGATTTAGACGTCACCTGGTCGGAGATGGGATACCATCCCAATGAAGCGGGCAACTATACCCTGTCCGGCACTCTGAGCCTTCCGGACGGCGTCGAGAATCCCCTGGGTCTCAAAGCCTCTTTCCCTGTTACCGTTGAGGAACAGATTATCCCCTCAGAAGGCTATCGCCTCTGGGCCGACCAAGAATCCTATGAAGTGGACGGCGACATTATCTTACACGCTACCACACCCCTCTCTGTACGGCGTATCGCCATTTTCAATGAAAACAACAAGGGGATCGGGATTCTCTCCCTTTCCTCCACAGTGGGCGACGGCGTCAAAAATTGGGACATTAAAATCCGGCTGGGTACCGCTGGTCTGAACCGGACTCTTACTCTGGGATCCTATGAAAATAATCAGTTGGTACTCACCGACGCTACCGTCTCCTTTGACGTAGTGAATCCGCCATTGGATGTGGAGCCTGCTATCTTCTGGGCCGATTTTGACAAAACATCTGCCAACGTCAATGAGGAATTTACCATTATAGTTTGCACCTCCACTTCGGTTGGCAAGCTCTCTATGGTCAATGAAAGAGGACGTTCCATTACCACTTCTGTCGTCGGATATGAGGACAAAGGTGACACTCGTATCTGGACTTTAAAAGCCTCTGTCGGTTCTGCCGGATTCCGTATTTTCTCCTTCCGAGCAGCCGATCTCTATGGGCAGTGGATCTCCGATACGGTGGAACAGTCCATCCGCATTACCGCCTAG
- a CDS encoding ribbon-helix-helix domain-containing protein, which yields MADFIPKPYKKEPVTIRLSSDKIEEIDRLADVCHISRSALINQCIDYALEHVPMFVLANSENKSS from the coding sequence ATGGCAGATTTTATCCCCAAGCCCTATAAAAAAGAGCCGGTAACCATCCGCTTAAGTTCGGATAAAATAGAGGAAATTGATCGCCTGGCCGATGTCTGCCACATTAGCAGAAGTGCCTTGATCAATCAGTGTATCGATTACGCGCTGGAACATGTACCCATGTTTGTATTGGCCAATTCCGAAAATAAATCATCATAG